A stretch of Sulfitobacter sp. THAF37 DNA encodes these proteins:
- the pheT gene encoding phenylalanine--tRNA ligase subunit beta yields MKFTLSWLKEHLDTTASVDEITYALTDLGLEVEGVEDRGAKLADFTIGYVKSAEKHPDADRLRVCQVETDEGVTQIICGAPNAREGITVVVAKPGVYVPGIDTTIGVGKIRGIESYGMMASEREMELSDEHDGIIELPSGEVGQRFVDWLAENDPAKVDPVIEIAITPNRPDALGVRGIARDLAARGLGKLKPRDVDAVEGQFPCPVAVSIDDDTRDQCPVFYGRLIRGVKNGPSPAWLQDRLRAIGLRPISFLVDVTNFFTFDRNRPLHIFDADKITGDTLRIHRAKGGETLLALDDREYIFEEGMTLISDAEGVESIGGVMGGERTGCTGETVNVFVEAAYFDPVRTAYTGRALKINSDARYRFERGIDPAWTPYGIEHATRMILDHAGGEASEVVVAGQIPDTSRAYRLDAARVQSLVGMTIPESDQRQTLTSLGFRLEGNMAHVPSWRPDVQGEADLVEEVARVASLTKLEGRPLPRLTAGVPRPVLSPMQRRIGGARRATAALGYNECVSYSFIDQASAALFGGGTDATRLENPISSDMSHMRPALLPGLLQAAARNQARGQADLALFEVGPAFHGGEPGEQTEIISGLLIGRTGPKDVHGASRPVDVYDVKADAEAVLAAMGAPARAQIMRGGPDWWHPGRHGMICLGPKKVLGIFGELHPRVLSAMDVKGPAMAFTLWPGEIPLPRRASATRAALKISDLQAVERDFAFVVDAGVEALTLVNAALGADKVLIEDVRVFDEFIGGSLGEGKKSLAITVRMQPSETTLKDADIEAVGAKVIEKVTKATGGVLRG; encoded by the coding sequence ATGAAATTCACCCTGTCCTGGCTGAAAGAGCATCTGGATACGACCGCTTCGGTCGATGAAATCACCTATGCCCTGACCGATCTGGGTCTGGAGGTCGAAGGGGTCGAGGATCGCGGCGCGAAGCTGGCGGATTTTACCATCGGTTACGTGAAATCGGCGGAAAAGCATCCCGACGCGGATCGCCTGCGGGTCTGCCAGGTGGAGACGGATGAGGGCGTGACCCAGATCATCTGCGGCGCCCCCAATGCGCGCGAGGGCATCACGGTGGTTGTCGCCAAGCCGGGGGTTTACGTGCCCGGTATCGACACGACCATCGGCGTGGGCAAGATCCGGGGGATCGAGAGCTACGGCATGATGGCCTCTGAACGTGAAATGGAGCTGAGCGACGAGCATGACGGCATCATCGAGCTGCCCTCTGGCGAGGTCGGGCAGCGTTTTGTCGACTGGCTGGCCGAGAATGACCCGGCAAAGGTCGATCCGGTCATCGAAATTGCGATCACGCCAAACCGGCCGGATGCGCTGGGCGTGCGCGGCATCGCCCGCGATCTGGCGGCCCGCGGTCTGGGCAAGCTGAAGCCGCGCGACGTGGACGCTGTCGAGGGACAATTCCCCTGTCCCGTGGCCGTCAGCATCGACGATGACACCCGCGACCAATGCCCCGTCTTTTATGGCCGCCTTATCCGTGGGGTAAAGAACGGGCCATCGCCCGCCTGGCTGCAGGACCGCCTGCGGGCCATCGGTTTGCGCCCGATCTCTTTCCTCGTGGATGTGACCAACTTCTTTACCTTTGACCGCAACCGCCCGCTGCACATTTTTGACGCGGACAAGATCACCGGCGACACGCTGCGCATCCACCGCGCCAAGGGGGGCGAGACGCTGCTGGCGCTGGACGACAGGGAGTACATCTTTGAGGAGGGGATGACGCTGATCTCGGACGCCGAGGGGGTGGAGAGCATCGGGGGCGTGATGGGCGGTGAGCGGACAGGCTGCACCGGCGAGACGGTGAATGTCTTTGTCGAGGCCGCCTATTTCGACCCGGTCCGCACCGCCTATACGGGGCGCGCGCTCAAGATCAATTCCGATGCGCGCTACCGGTTCGAGCGTGGGATTGACCCGGCCTGGACGCCTTATGGCATTGAACATGCCACCCGGATGATCCTGGATCACGCGGGCGGAGAGGCTTCCGAGGTTGTGGTGGCGGGGCAGATCCCCGACACCTCCCGCGCCTATCGGCTGGACGCGGCAAGGGTTCAGTCGCTGGTCGGCATGACCATTCCCGAAAGCGACCAGCGCCAGACGCTGACCTCGCTGGGCTTCCGGCTGGAAGGGAACATGGCGCATGTGCCGTCCTGGCGGCCCGACGTTCAGGGAGAGGCGGACCTGGTGGAAGAAGTGGCGCGCGTCGCCTCGCTGACCAAGCTGGAGGGGAGGCCACTGCCGCGCCTCACCGCTGGCGTCCCCCGCCCCGTTCTGTCGCCGATGCAGCGCCGCATAGGGGGCGCGCGTCGGGCAACCGCCGCGCTGGGGTACAACGAATGCGTGAGCTACAGCTTTATTGATCAGGCCTCTGCCGCGCTGTTCGGCGGCGGCACTGACGCGACGCGGCTGGAGAACCCGATTTCGTCGGACATGAGCCACATGCGCCCTGCGCTGCTGCCCGGCCTGCTGCAGGCGGCGGCGCGAAATCAGGCACGCGGCCAGGCAGATCTGGCGCTGTTCGAAGTTGGACCGGCCTTTCACGGGGGCGAACCCGGAGAGCAGACCGAGATCATCAGCGGTCTTCTGATCGGTCGCACCGGCCCCAAGGATGTGCATGGCGCGTCACGGCCCGTGGATGTCTACGATGTCAAGGCGGATGCCGAAGCGGTGCTGGCGGCAATGGGTGCGCCCGCCCGAGCGCAGATCATGCGCGGCGGGCCGGACTGGTGGCATCCGGGGCGCCACGGTATGATCTGCCTTGGCCCCAAGAAGGTGCTGGGCATCTTTGGTGAGCTTCACCCCAGAGTGCTGTCTGCGATGGATGTGAAAGGACCGGCGATGGCCTTCACCCTTTGGCCCGGTGAAATCCCGCTGCCGCGAAGGGCCAGTGCGACCCGCGCCGCGCTGAAGATCAGCGATCTGCAGGCGGTGGAGCGTGATTTCGCCTTTGTCGTCGATGCCGGGGTTGAAGCGTTGACGCTGGTAAATGCGGCGCTGGGCGCGGACAAGGTGCTGATCGAGGATGTGCGCGTCTTCGACGAATTCATCGGCGGGTCACTGGGCGAGGGCAAGAAATCTCTGGCGATCACGGTGCGGATGCAGCCCAGCGAGACGACGTTGAAAGATGCTGATATCGAAGCGGTCGGGGCAAAGGTGATCGAAAAAGTCACCAAGGCCACGGGCGGCGTTCTGCGCGGTTAA
- a CDS encoding YtoQ family protein, with the protein MLRVYLSGEIHTDWREQIIEGASGLDVVFDGPVTEHAASDDCGVAILGAEADKFWHDRKGAQINAIRTRKGIADADVVVVRFGDQYKQWNAAFDAGYAAALGKSLIVLHGPDHAHALKEVDAAALAVASEPAQVVQILRYVLTGVLPG; encoded by the coding sequence ATGCTCAGAGTTTATCTTTCCGGTGAAATCCACACCGACTGGCGCGAACAGATCATCGAAGGGGCCAGCGGCCTGGACGTCGTCTTTGACGGGCCTGTCACCGAACACGCCGCCAGCGACGATTGCGGTGTGGCGATCCTGGGGGCAGAGGCTGACAAGTTCTGGCACGACCGCAAGGGCGCGCAGATCAATGCCATCCGCACCCGCAAGGGGATTGCGGACGCGGATGTCGTGGTTGTGCGTTTCGGCGATCAGTACAAGCAATGGAACGCCGCCTTCGACGCGGGTTATGCCGCCGCATTGGGCAAGTCGCTGATTGTGCTGCACGGGCCGGATCACGCCCATGCCCTGAAGGAAGTCGATGCCGCGGCACTCGCGGTCGCCTCCGAACCGGCGCAGGTGGTGCAGATCCTGCGCTATGTCCTGACCGGTGTGCTTCCGGGCTGA
- a CDS encoding glutathione S-transferase family protein: MSVFEAFPITKKWPPKDPSVLQLYSFPTPNGVKASIALEEMGIPYEAHKVTLSDADVKSPEFLSLNPNNKIPAIIDPNGPDGRPVGLFESGAILIYLAEKSGQLMGSDATEKAHVIQWLMFQMGGLGPMLGQLGFFYKFAGSEWEDKRPQQRYIDEAKRLLNVLNLELAGKEWIAGDFSIADIAIAPWLRALDFYGAKEAVGWEDHGNLVDYVDRFTARPAVQKGLVTPPRD, encoded by the coding sequence ATGTCAGTTTTCGAAGCCTTCCCCATCACCAAAAAGTGGCCCCCCAAGGACCCGAGCGTGCTGCAGCTTTATTCCTTTCCGACACCGAACGGGGTCAAAGCCTCCATCGCGCTGGAGGAAATGGGCATTCCTTACGAGGCGCACAAAGTCACCCTGTCGGACGCCGACGTGAAAAGCCCGGAGTTCCTGTCGCTGAACCCCAACAACAAGATCCCCGCGATCATCGACCCGAACGGGCCGGACGGCAGGCCCGTGGGCCTGTTCGAATCCGGCGCCATCCTGATCTACCTGGCGGAGAAGTCAGGCCAGTTGATGGGGTCCGATGCCACGGAAAAAGCCCATGTGATCCAGTGGCTTATGTTCCAGATGGGTGGTCTTGGCCCGATGCTGGGACAGCTCGGCTTCTTCTACAAATTCGCCGGGTCCGAATGGGAGGACAAACGCCCCCAGCAACGCTACATCGACGAAGCCAAACGCCTGCTGAACGTGTTGAACCTTGAACTCGCGGGCAAGGAATGGATCGCCGGAGATTTCTCCATCGCCGACATCGCAATCGCCCCCTGGCTGCGGGCGCTTGATTTCTACGGCGCAAAAGAGGCCGTGGGCTGGGAAGATCACGGCAATCTGGTCGACTACGTTGATCGGTTCACGGCCCGTCCGGCGGTGCAAAAAGGGCTGGTGACGCCGCCGCGCGACTGA
- the mscL gene encoding large conductance mechanosensitive channel protein MscL, with amino-acid sequence MINEFKDFIAKGNVMDMAVGIIVGAAFTAIVTSLVGDLINPIIGLFTGGVDFTNNYAVLAGDVPAGASLEAAREAGASVFAYGAFIMAVINFLIIAFVVFILVKMVNRVKAAAEKPDEVAPEVSTGPSELDVLLEIRDQLAKGR; translated from the coding sequence GTGATTAACGAATTCAAGGACTTCATCGCCAAGGGCAATGTCATGGACATGGCCGTCGGTATCATCGTCGGCGCAGCCTTTACCGCCATCGTGACATCGCTGGTCGGCGATTTGATCAATCCGATCATCGGTCTGTTTACGGGCGGTGTGGATTTCACCAACAACTATGCCGTGCTGGCCGGTGACGTACCTGCCGGTGCCTCGTTGGAAGCAGCGCGGGAGGCGGGGGCGTCTGTCTTTGCCTATGGCGCGTTCATCATGGCGGTCATCAACTTTCTGATCATCGCCTTTGTGGTGTTCATACTGGTCAAGATGGTCAACCGCGTCAAAGCTGCGGCGGAGAAGCCCGACGAGGTTGCGCCCGAAGTCTCTACCGGCCCGTCCGAGCTGGACGTTCTGCTGGAAATCCGTGACCAGCTTGCCAAGGGCAGGTGA
- a CDS encoding TetR/AcrR family transcriptional regulator produces MRISPRKTPTQSRARVSYDAILEAAARILVAEGFDRLNTNRMAEVAGVSIGTLYQYFPSKEAILAEIIRRERGQLLEDIAAATRDMADEDVHITLDRLLRAAVGHQLRWPKLARMLEHADAFLPLEEETQAVNAAILQRVAAFLTQAGLQDADLLARDLVAALRGMIDAAGMAGETDQEALMLRTRRLARGYLGLGPSPDERA; encoded by the coding sequence ATGCGGATAAGCCCCCGAAAAACACCGACCCAGTCCCGCGCCCGTGTCAGCTACGACGCGATCCTGGAGGCGGCTGCTCGCATTCTGGTGGCGGAGGGGTTCGACCGGCTAAACACCAATCGCATGGCAGAGGTCGCGGGGGTGAGCATCGGAACGCTGTACCAATACTTCCCGTCAAAGGAGGCGATCCTGGCAGAGATCATACGCCGCGAACGCGGTCAGCTGCTGGAGGATATAGCGGCAGCCACCCGCGACATGGCCGACGAGGATGTACACATAACGCTGGACCGGCTGCTGCGCGCCGCGGTCGGCCATCAGCTGCGCTGGCCCAAACTGGCCCGGATGCTGGAACATGCCGATGCCTTCCTCCCGCTGGAGGAGGAAACACAGGCCGTGAATGCTGCCATTCTGCAAAGGGTCGCGGCGTTTCTGACCCAGGCAGGGCTGCAGGATGCCGATCTGCTGGCCCGCGACCTCGTGGCGGCGCTGCGCGGCATGATTGATGCCGCCGGTATGGCAGGAGAGACCGATCAGGAGGCGCTGATGCTCAGAACCCGGCGGCTGGCGCGCGGGTACCTCGGCTTGGGGCCAAGCCCGGACGAGCGCGCCTGA
- a CDS encoding darcynin family protein, producing the protein MKWTVFVNMRATAAWLRQSPEDRDRIAAACLGTAMVDDRVTMRFYDAEAFSGYCSDVAVFEATDLRAYYFVMERLRNTALLSVPYFEIISIIPAMENGFREFQRAENGVRQAG; encoded by the coding sequence ATGAAATGGACCGTCTTTGTCAACATGCGCGCCACAGCGGCCTGGTTGCGACAGTCGCCCGAAGACCGCGACAGGATCGCTGCGGCATGCCTTGGCACGGCAATGGTGGACGACCGCGTGACCATGCGGTTCTACGATGCGGAAGCCTTCAGCGGCTATTGTTCCGACGTGGCCGTGTTCGAGGCGACCGATTTGCGGGCCTATTATTTCGTCATGGAGCGGTTGCGCAATACGGCACTTCTGTCAGTGCCCTACTTTGAAATCATCTCCATCATCCCTGCCATGGAAAATGGGTTCCGGGAATTCCAGCGCGCCGAGAATGGTGTACGGCAAGCCGGGTGA
- the ald gene encoding alanine dehydrogenase yields the protein MKIGCPKEIKPQEFRVGLTPSAALEAANAGHEVLIETGAGVGAGFEDADYEAAGARILGTAEEIFATAEMIVKVKEPQAVERKMLREGQVLFTYLHLAPDPEQTRDLMDSGATCIAYETVTDRMGGLPLLAPMSEVAGRLAPQVGAWTLQKANGGRGVLMGGVPGVNPARVMVIGGGVVGTHAARIAAGMGADVTVLDRSLPRMRYLDDVFGGTFKTAYASAQNTLELARQADMIIGAVLIPGAAAPKLISRAQLSELKPGAALVDVAIDQGGCFETSKATTHQDPIYEVDGIMHYCVANMPGAVARTSTIALGNATMPFMLELANKGWRQACEDDEHLLNGLNVHAGKLTYHAVGKALGIDVLSPRLALKA from the coding sequence ATGAAGATCGGCTGCCCGAAAGAGATCAAACCGCAGGAATTCCGCGTGGGGCTGACGCCCTCGGCGGCGCTGGAAGCGGCCAACGCTGGCCACGAGGTGCTGATCGAGACCGGCGCGGGGGTCGGCGCCGGCTTTGAGGACGCCGATTACGAGGCGGCGGGGGCGCGCATCCTCGGCACGGCAGAGGAGATCTTTGCCACTGCCGAGATGATTGTAAAGGTCAAGGAACCGCAGGCGGTGGAGCGCAAGATGCTGCGCGAGGGTCAGGTGCTGTTCACCTACCTTCACCTTGCCCCCGATCCGGAGCAGACCCGCGACCTGATGGACTCCGGCGCGACCTGCATCGCCTATGAAACCGTGACCGACCGGATGGGCGGCCTGCCGCTGCTGGCGCCGATGTCCGAGGTTGCCGGACGTCTGGCACCGCAGGTCGGCGCGTGGACCCTGCAAAAGGCAAACGGCGGGCGCGGCGTGCTGATGGGCGGTGTGCCCGGTGTGAACCCTGCCCGCGTCATGGTTATCGGCGGTGGTGTTGTCGGCACCCATGCGGCGCGGATCGCGGCGGGCATGGGCGCGGATGTGACCGTGCTGGACCGGTCCCTGCCCCGGATGCGCTATCTGGACGATGTGTTCGGCGGGACCTTCAAGACCGCCTATGCCTCGGCGCAGAATACGCTGGAACTTGCGCGTCAGGCTGACATGATCATCGGCGCGGTCCTGATCCCCGGTGCCGCGGCGCCCAAGCTGATTTCCCGCGCGCAGCTGTCCGAGCTGAAACCCGGTGCCGCGCTGGTGGACGTGGCGATCGACCAGGGCGGTTGTTTTGAAACGTCGAAAGCCACCACGCACCAGGACCCGATCTATGAAGTCGACGGCATCATGCACTACTGCGTGGCCAACATGCCGGGCGCAGTTGCGCGAACCTCGACCATCGCGCTTGGCAACGCCACCATGCCGTTCATGCTGGAGCTGGCGAACAAGGGCTGGCGTCAGGCCTGCGAGGACGACGAGCATCTTCTGAACGGGTTGAACGTGCATGCGGGCAAGCTGACCTATCATGCGGTGGGCAAGGCGCTGGGGATCGACGTGTTGTCACCCCGGCTTGCGCTGAAGGCATAA
- a CDS encoding Lrp/AsnC family transcriptional regulator translates to MTLDELDRRILRALQRNGRMSNAELSDDVHLSPSACHRRVQRMERAGYISDYVALLDPRKLGMPTVVFVEITLQGQAEDTLDAFEKSVARIPDVLECHLMAGSADYLLKVIAENTEDFARIHRQHLSRLPGVQTMQSSFALRTVCKTTALPV, encoded by the coding sequence ATGACCCTGGATGAGTTGGATCGTCGTATCCTGCGAGCCCTTCAACGCAACGGGCGGATGTCCAACGCAGAGTTGTCGGATGATGTGCATCTCTCCCCCTCCGCGTGCCACCGCCGGGTCCAGCGGATGGAACGGGCGGGCTACATCAGCGATTACGTCGCACTCCTGGATCCCCGCAAGCTGGGCATGCCGACCGTCGTTTTCGTCGAGATCACGCTTCAGGGTCAGGCAGAGGACACGCTGGACGCCTTTGAGAAATCGGTCGCCCGGATCCCCGATGTGCTGGAGTGCCATCTGATGGCAGGGTCTGCCGACTATCTGCTCAAGGTCATTGCCGAGAACACAGAGGATTTCGCGCGCATCCACCGCCAGCATCTTTCACGCCTGCCGGGCGTTCAGACCATGCAGTCCAGCTTTGCCCTGCGTACCGTCTGCAAAACCACCGCGCTGCCTGTCTGA
- a CDS encoding sulfite exporter TauE/SafE family protein: MAVLVAAVFLFAGTIKGVIGLGLPTVAMGIMGQFLPPTTALAIIVLPLLVSNVWQVIRARAGLATLRRYWLLMALLGGSLWVTTFFTASVSPEFLLGAIGTAIVVFAASNLLSTPPPIPDRWDRAVQAIAGISAGILGGLTGIWSPPFVTYLIARRTDADEFVRASGLFILIGGVPLAIGFWQSGILNGTTAPLSAAMIVPTLAGFTLGEVLRRRMSAQAFRRVFLWLFLLMGLNLLRRAVF; the protein is encoded by the coding sequence ATGGCTGTGCTGGTGGCCGCCGTGTTTCTGTTCGCTGGCACGATCAAGGGTGTGATCGGGCTGGGCCTGCCGACGGTCGCCATGGGGATCATGGGCCAGTTCCTGCCGCCCACCACTGCACTGGCGATCATCGTGCTGCCGCTGCTGGTGTCGAATGTCTGGCAGGTGATCCGTGCCCGGGCGGGGCTGGCCACGCTGCGGCGATACTGGCTGCTGATGGCGCTGCTGGGCGGATCGCTCTGGGTGACGACGTTCTTCACCGCGTCGGTGTCGCCCGAATTCCTGCTGGGCGCCATCGGTACCGCCATCGTTGTCTTCGCAGCCTCGAACCTGCTGAGCACCCCGCCGCCGATCCCCGACCGCTGGGACCGGGCCGTACAGGCAATCGCGGGGATCAGCGCGGGCATACTGGGCGGCTTGACCGGCATATGGTCGCCGCCCTTCGTGACCTACCTGATTGCACGACGCACCGACGCGGACGAATTCGTGCGCGCCTCGGGTCTCTTTATCCTGATCGGGGGCGTACCCCTTGCAATCGGCTTCTGGCAATCGGGCATCCTGAACGGCACCACCGCCCCGCTCTCCGCGGCGATGATCGTACCGACGCTGGCAGGTTTCACCCTGGGTGAGGTGCTGCGCCGCCGGATGAGCGCGCAGGCGTTTCGGCGCGTGTTCCTCTGGCTCTTTCTCCTGATGGGGCTGAACCTGCTGCGCCGTGCGGTGTTCTGA
- the rpsU gene encoding 30S ribosomal protein S21: MQVSVRDNNVDQALRALKKKLQREGVFREMKLKQHFEKPSEKKAREKAEAIRRARKLARKKAQREGMM, encoded by the coding sequence ATGCAGGTTAGTGTTCGCGACAACAATGTCGATCAGGCCCTCCGGGCTCTGAAGAAAAAGCTCCAGCGCGAAGGCGTGTTCCGTGAAATGAAGCTCAAGCAGCATTTCGAGAAACCGTCCGAGAAAAAAGCGCGCGAGAAAGCTGAAGCGATCCGCCGTGCCCGCAAGCTGGCACGCAAAAAAGCGCAACGCGAAGGCATGATGTAA
- a CDS encoding COQ9 family protein has translation MTKTPQDPKLMLLDAALMHVPFDGWSEITFKAAIADSGVEPTVARAICPRGAVDLAVAFHRQGDAAMVDALKSENLQDLRFRDRIARAVRLRLDAVQDKELVRRGTTLFALPQYAPDGARLVWETCDAIWDALGDTSDDVNWYTKRATLSGVYSSTVLYWLGDDSEGHTRTWEFLDRRIDNVMQIEKLKAQVNNSPTLSKLMAGPNWVLSHIKAPTRFPRDDLPGSWTVPRD, from the coding sequence ATGACAAAGACACCCCAGGATCCCAAGCTTATGCTGCTGGATGCGGCCCTGATGCATGTGCCGTTTGATGGTTGGTCGGAAATCACCTTCAAGGCCGCCATCGCCGACAGCGGCGTCGAACCCACGGTGGCGCGCGCAATATGCCCGCGTGGCGCGGTCGATCTGGCCGTGGCATTTCACCGGCAAGGCGACGCCGCGATGGTCGATGCGCTGAAATCTGAAAATCTGCAGGACCTGCGTTTCCGCGATCGCATCGCCCGCGCGGTCCGCCTGCGGCTGGATGCGGTTCAGGACAAGGAACTCGTTCGGCGCGGCACAACGCTTTTTGCCCTGCCGCAATACGCCCCCGACGGGGCCAGGCTGGTCTGGGAAACCTGCGATGCCATCTGGGACGCACTGGGCGACACGTCGGACGACGTGAACTGGTACACCAAGCGCGCCACCCTCAGCGGCGTCTATTCTTCGACCGTGCTTTACTGGCTGGGCGACGACAGCGAGGGTCACACCCGCACCTGGGAATTCCTGGACCGGCGCATCGACAACGTCATGCAGATCGAAAAGCTCAAGGCGCAGGTGAACAACAGCCCGACACTGAGCAAGCTGATGGCGGGCCCGAACTGGGTCCTGAGCCACATAAAGGCGCCCACCAGGTTTCCCAGGGACGATCTGCCCGGTTCGTGGACCGTGCCGCGCGACTGA
- a CDS encoding energy-coupling factor ABC transporter ATP-binding protein yields MPLIDARNITYAPDGVPVLTDVTLRSDARRIGIVGRNGSGKTSLARVLAGLIVPDSGEVRIAGAAVGTERKAALSAVGILFQNPDHQIIFPTVEEEIAFGLGQMGLAEAEVRAGVQAVLDRFGKTHWAKAAIHRLSQGQRQLVCLMSVLAMRPQVILLDEPFAGLDIPTSMHLSRVLADVDAALIQITHDPAMVAGYDHVLWLDGGTVTAQGAPQEVLSAFEARMTELGAGDDLSDLAG; encoded by the coding sequence ATGCCGCTGATTGATGCACGGAACATCACTTATGCCCCGGACGGCGTGCCGGTGCTGACCGATGTGACCCTGCGCAGCGACGCGCGGCGCATCGGTATCGTGGGGCGCAACGGTTCGGGCAAGACGAGCCTTGCGCGCGTGCTGGCCGGGCTGATCGTGCCCGACAGCGGCGAAGTTCGCATCGCGGGCGCTGCGGTGGGAACGGAGCGCAAGGCGGCGCTGTCAGCGGTGGGGATCCTCTTCCAGAACCCGGATCACCAGATTATCTTTCCCACAGTGGAGGAAGAAATCGCTTTCGGCCTCGGGCAGATGGGCCTGGCCGAAGCGGAGGTCCGCGCGGGCGTGCAGGCTGTGCTCGACCGTTTCGGCAAGACGCATTGGGCCAAGGCAGCCATTCACAGGCTGTCCCAGGGCCAGCGCCAGCTTGTCTGCCTGATGTCGGTGCTGGCGATGCGGCCACAGGTGATCCTGCTGGACGAACCCTTTGCCGGGCTCGATATCCCGACATCAATGCACCTTTCCCGCGTGCTGGCCGATGTGGATGCCGCTTTGATCCAGATTACCCACGACCCGGCCATGGTGGCGGGCTATGATCACGTCCTGTGGCTCGATGGCGGCACGGTGACCGCGCAGGGGGCGCCGCAGGAGGTGCTGTCGGCCTTTGAGGCGCGTATGACCGAACTGGGGGCGGGCGATGATCTCTCTGACCTCGCCGGTTGA
- a CDS encoding energy-coupling factor transporter transmembrane protein EcfT: MISLTSPVETRAHGWPAGAKLIALCGAIVVLFATDTLVPHAIYLCLTLGLYALPGRRFLRTGMSRLRPLWIFAAVILIWHVVTSDPMAGLVIVLRMVTAVALANLVTMTTRLTDMMAVVRWLLTPLRRFGLRTEAVELAMALVIRFTPVLAEKGHMLTLAWRARAVRRVGWHIVTPLAALAIDDAEHVAEALRARGGVAATQVDHPGGRQ; encoded by the coding sequence ATGATCTCTCTGACCTCGCCGGTTGAAACGCGCGCCCACGGCTGGCCCGCCGGGGCCAAGCTCATCGCGCTTTGCGGGGCGATCGTGGTGCTGTTCGCCACCGATACGCTGGTCCCGCATGCGATCTATCTTTGTCTGACGCTCGGGCTTTATGCCCTGCCGGGGCGGCGTTTCCTGCGCACGGGGATGAGCCGGCTCAGACCCCTGTGGATTTTCGCAGCGGTGATCCTGATCTGGCATGTCGTCACCTCGGACCCGATGGCGGGCCTTGTGATCGTTCTGCGGATGGTGACGGCGGTGGCGCTGGCCAATCTCGTCACCATGACAACCCGCCTGACCGACATGATGGCCGTGGTGCGCTGGCTGTTGACGCCGTTGCGCCGCTTCGGCCTGCGGACCGAAGCGGTGGAACTGGCGATGGCGCTCGTCATCCGCTTTACACCGGTGCTGGCAGAGAAGGGCCACATGCTGACGCTCGCCTGGCGCGCCCGCGCGGTGCGGCGGGTGGGCTGGCACATCGTGACGCCGCTGGCCGCACTCGCCATAGACGATGCCGAACACGTCGCCGAGGCGCTGCGCGCCCGCGGCGGGGTGGCGGCAACACAGGTTGACCACCCCGGGGGCAGGCAGTAG
- a CDS encoding biotin transporter BioY → MERSLTLVALFAALIAALGLMPNLMLATGVPITAQSLGIMLCGTVLGAVRGGLAALLLVALVALGLPLLAGGRGGVGVFASPTVGFVVGFPIAAFATGFAMEQLRGMSVGWAAGVASVLGGILVLYAFGLAGFMMVLDRSFVEAFAILGWYLPGDAIKAVLAGLITAGLARTRPASLLSRG, encoded by the coding sequence ATGGAACGCTCACTCACCCTCGTCGCCCTTTTCGCCGCGCTGATCGCGGCACTGGGCCTGATGCCCAACCTGATGCTGGCGACCGGCGTGCCGATCACCGCCCAGAGCCTCGGCATCATGCTGTGCGGGACGGTCCTTGGGGCGGTGCGCGGCGGTCTCGCGGCGCTGCTCTTAGTGGCGCTGGTGGCGCTGGGCCTGCCGTTGCTGGCAGGGGGGCGCGGCGGTGTCGGTGTCTTCGCCTCGCCGACCGTGGGTTTCGTCGTTGGCTTCCCGATCGCGGCCTTCGCCACCGGTTTCGCGATGGAGCAATTGAGGGGCATGTCGGTCGGCTGGGCCGCCGGGGTCGCCTCGGTGCTGGGTGGCATCCTTGTGCTCTACGCCTTTGGGCTGGCAGGTTTCATGATGGTGCTGGACCGCTCGTTCGTCGAAGCTTTCGCGATCCTCGGCTGGTACCTGCCGGGAGACGCGATCAAGGCGGTGCTGGCCGGGCTGATCACCGCCGGGCTGGCCCGCACGCGACCCGCCAGCCTGCTGTCACGCGGATAG